The Chryseolinea soli nucleotide sequence TTCTACCAACTGGAAGGCGACATCAAAGTGACCATCCAGGAAGATGGCAAGGCCGTGGAGATCCCCATCAAAGAAGGCGAAATGTTCTTGCTGCCTTCGCGTGTACCCCATCAACCTGCGCGCCCTGCCGGCAGCATTGGGCTGGTCATTGAAGTGAAACGCGAAGACCCCAGTACGCTGGATGGCCTGCAATGGTATTGTGAAAACTGCAACAACCTGCTCCACGAATACCGCTTTCACCTCGACAACATCGAAAAAGATTTTCTTCCCCGCTTCCGCGAATTTTATGCCTCCAAGGATTTGCTCACTTGCAAACGCTGTGGCACGGTAATGGAAGCCGACCCCCGCTTCGTCTAATGACTTTCGAAAACACACATCATTTTGCCAAGGCTATGGATCGCCAGGACCCGCTGCGGTCGTTCCGGTCCAAGTTCCACATTCCCACGGTACATGGGAAGACCGCGCTGTATTTTACAGGCAATTCTTTGGGTCTTCAACCCAAGACCACGAAACGATTCCTACTGGAGGAGCTGGAAGACTGGGCCGCACTAGGAGTGGAAGGACATGTGCACGCGCGTCGTCCCTGGATGTATTATCATAAGCTCACCAAAAAAGCGCTCGCATCGGTAGTGGGCGCAAAGCCGTCGGAAGTGGTGGCCATGAATCAGC carries:
- a CDS encoding 3-hydroxyanthranilate 3,4-dioxygenase; translation: MSVRRPFNLKAWIDSNRDLLKPPVGNKNLYADAGDYIVMIVGGPNARKDFHFNETEELFYQLEGDIKVTIQEDGKAVEIPIKEGEMFLLPSRVPHQPARPAGSIGLVIEVKREDPSTLDGLQWYCENCNNLLHEYRFHLDNIEKDFLPRFREFYASKDLLTCKRCGTVMEADPRFV